A part of Flavobacteriaceae bacterium GSB9 genomic DNA contains:
- a CDS encoding RagB/SusD family nutrient uptake outer membrane protein: MKNTYLYILCLGLLSLGSCSLETEPLTQVTDSNFYSTTDDAYKALVGCYDGLQIATGAAGQGIPVVSEVFSDNCFGGTGNADGYNFAALDEFDISRAPSYVDMFNSNWIAYYKAIYRCNVLLTKLDQINWEGDDVLRNVYESETRFIRAYIYFEMVRLWGNIPLLIEPSTENIPQASPEEVYAVIAEDLQFAANNLPDTAYNAVDAGRVTKWAAKSLLGRVFLYYTGYYGTSDLANVVTKAQALAHLEDVISSSGHGLVDDFASLWPVSSAASEVDFAGEHNKEVVFSIKYTYTSDYNGNTDGNHWLVMFGMREYSYLPYGNGWGITVNPKLWDAYSENDTRKSATVIAVEEEEIPFDKIENQREYTGYYNKKYTPMSILDEEGQTVSAVNQFGVTDFQINQFQDYVVLRYADVLLMAAELGSSNAQTYFDQVRQRALKDNFVSLSVNQDNIMDERHLEFALEGVRYWDLLRQGVDVAASTIAETTELLSGGVPETKTIKAENIQATKGLQQIPNTQITLSDNVLKQNAGW; encoded by the coding sequence ATGAAAAATACATATTTATATATTTTATGTTTAGGGTTGCTGTCGCTAGGATCTTGTAGCTTAGAAACAGAACCTTTAACTCAGGTGACGGATTCAAACTTTTATTCAACAACAGATGATGCATACAAAGCCTTAGTGGGCTGTTATGACGGCTTACAAATTGCTACGGGTGCTGCAGGACAAGGTATTCCAGTGGTTAGCGAAGTGTTTTCAGATAATTGCTTTGGTGGTACTGGAAATGCTGATGGCTATAATTTTGCCGCACTAGATGAGTTTGATATTTCGCGTGCACCTAGTTACGTTGATATGTTCAATTCTAATTGGATAGCTTACTACAAAGCTATTTATCGTTGCAATGTTTTACTAACAAAGCTAGACCAAATTAACTGGGAAGGCGATGACGTACTAAGAAATGTCTATGAATCCGAAACCAGATTTATAAGGGCATATATTTATTTTGAAATGGTGAGGTTGTGGGGGAATATTCCGTTGTTAATCGAGCCTTCAACCGAAAACATTCCACAGGCTAGTCCAGAAGAGGTCTATGCCGTAATTGCTGAAGATTTACAGTTCGCAGCAAATAACTTACCAGATACGGCATATAATGCTGTTGATGCAGGTCGGGTTACCAAATGGGCAGCCAAGTCATTGTTGGGGCGTGTGTTTCTATATTATACGGGGTATTATGGTACTTCAGATTTAGCAAATGTGGTTACAAAAGCCCAAGCACTAGCGCATTTGGAAGATGTTATCTCATCAAGTGGACATGGCTTGGTTGATGATTTTGCTTCTTTGTGGCCAGTATCCTCAGCAGCTTCAGAAGTGGATTTCGCAGGTGAACACAATAAAGAAGTGGTGTTTTCTATAAAATATACATACACAAGTGATTATAATGGAAATACCGATGGCAACCACTGGTTGGTGATGTTCGGCATGCGTGAGTACTCTTACTTGCCTTATGGAAACGGGTGGGGCATTACCGTAAACCCGAAACTTTGGGATGCTTATAGCGAGAACGATACCCGAAAATCGGCTACGGTTATTGCTGTAGAAGAAGAAGAAATCCCTTTTGATAAAATTGAAAACCAACGTGAATACACGGGCTACTATAATAAAAAATATACGCCCATGTCCATTTTGGATGAAGAAGGACAAACCGTTTCGGCTGTTAACCAGTTTGGAGTAACCGATTTTCAAATCAACCAATTTCAGGATTATGTGGTGTTGCGCTATGCCGATGTTTTGCTTATGGCTGCCGAATTGGGCAGTAGTAATGCACAGACTTATTTCGACCAAGTAAGGCAACGCGCCCTTAAAGATAATTTCGTATCCTTATCGGTTAACCAAGATAATATTATGGACGAACGCCATTTGGAGTTTGCTTTAGAGGGCGTAAGATATTGGGATTTGTTGCGCCAAGGGGTTGATGTTGCGGCTTCAACCATTGCTGAAACTACTGAATTGTTAAGTGGTGGAGTGCCAGAAACTAAAACCATAAAAGCCGAAAACATTCAGGCTACAAAAGGTTTGCAGCAAATACCAAATACTCAAATAACATTGTCAGATAACGTATTGAAACAAAATGCGGGTTGGTAA
- a CDS encoding TonB-dependent receptor, protein MKKLLIKKRSHHSSPLKFDLKMKLSALFFFVVLFTLHASTSYSQKAKISLNLNNVTVGELIDEIESSSEFRFAYKIKDVNLKRNVSIKVEKESIKTILNQVFSNTNTVYSIVDRQIFLLKKEEADLSINADITTNETTIQTWQVTGNVLDNFGQPLPGANIIEKGTTNGTQSDFDGNFKINLSNKDAVLVVSFVGFITQEIPVNSQTNLSIKLKEDTAALDEVVVIGYGTLKKALVTGASVQVSGDNLEKMNTANAIQALQGQSPGVQITSTSGQPGESLNVVIRGVGSTSGSNPLYVVDGILTGDISYLNNADIESISILKDAASAAIYGSQASNGVVLVTTKKGKRGQAAQITFDQFYGLQSVARKIDLLNATEYATMINEAAVNSGRNPYLTNAQIAELGAGTTWMDEMFVDNAATKNYSLGVTGSSETSVYSSSLSYFGQEGIVGGKDLSNYERYNFRFNSEHKLYKDVVTFGENLSFAYIKNNGIGVGNQYNNSLRSAFRVSPLLPMYDANGNFFNTTGSGEAWLVGNANPYADMLYNNQNESNSQKLLGNIYLEIEPIKNLTFKTTIGLDYYAGEGHSYSPIYSLSIYSFRNQDNTSQSMNKGKTLTWDNLLTYKFDVTKKHHFETMVGSSSINFDGTYINGSNVDNVFVGLGNAWLDNTTNQEGGPLMSVGGGKSENKRMSYFGRLNYNFNEKYLINATFRADGSSNFHPDNQWGYFPSVSAGWVMSSEDFLSASNTVNFFKLRASWGQVGNQNVGAFQFLAPIQTSNTNYIFGSEEGVLTPGAFPNRLPNKDLGWETSEQTNIGFDARFFNNTLNVNFDWYKKTNKDWLIVAPILATAGADAPFINGGNVENTGVELALNYNNSIGDFNYNIAVNGAYNENVVGKIPTSDGIIHGATNQLFDNAPEFYRAQDGFPLWYFWGYETAGVFQNQQEIDDYGAQPNAAPGDIIYRDVNGDGSISDADKKMIGDPNPDLTYGFSISGNYKAFDFSISANGVAGNQLVQSYRNPGALGNYTSAILDRWTGEGSSNTIPRVTEDGRNFANFSDLYVQDGDFLRINNLTLGLDIAKLSKPFFAKEFRVYVSALNLYTFTEYDGMDPEVGFGTGGTSSGVDIGYYPRPRTFMMGLNVKL, encoded by the coding sequence ATGAAAAAACTTCTTATTAAGAAAAGAAGCCATCATTCTTCACCCTTAAAATTCGATTTAAAGATGAAGTTAAGCGCATTATTTTTTTTCGTTGTGTTGTTTACCCTACACGCCAGCACTTCGTACTCGCAAAAGGCAAAAATATCCTTAAACTTAAATAATGTAACGGTTGGCGAGCTTATTGATGAAATTGAAAGTTCCAGCGAATTTAGGTTTGCTTACAAAATAAAAGATGTAAACCTAAAGCGAAATGTTTCCATAAAAGTGGAAAAAGAATCCATAAAAACCATCTTGAACCAAGTGTTTTCGAATACAAACACGGTTTATAGCATTGTAGACCGTCAAATCTTTTTACTGAAAAAAGAAGAAGCCGATCTTTCAATAAACGCCGACATCACTACTAATGAAACGACCATCCAGACTTGGCAAGTTACAGGAAATGTGCTGGACAATTTTGGGCAACCACTACCTGGAGCTAATATTATTGAAAAGGGCACAACAAACGGTACCCAGTCTGATTTTGACGGAAATTTCAAAATAAACCTTTCAAACAAAGACGCTGTGCTAGTGGTATCGTTTGTGGGTTTCATCACCCAAGAAATACCCGTTAACTCGCAAACCAATCTAAGTATTAAGCTCAAAGAAGACACCGCAGCTTTAGATGAGGTAGTGGTTATCGGTTACGGTACACTTAAAAAGGCTTTGGTTACCGGTGCAAGTGTACAGGTAAGTGGTGACAATCTTGAAAAGATGAACACCGCAAATGCCATTCAGGCTTTACAAGGACAATCGCCGGGTGTACAGATTACTTCAACTTCGGGACAGCCAGGCGAAAGTTTAAACGTGGTAATTAGGGGTGTAGGCTCCACTTCGGGTAGCAACCCCTTATATGTGGTTGATGGTATCTTAACGGGCGATATTTCGTATTTAAACAATGCCGATATCGAGTCCATATCTATTTTAAAAGATGCGGCATCGGCTGCTATTTATGGTTCGCAAGCCTCAAATGGGGTAGTTTTGGTAACTACCAAAAAAGGCAAAAGAGGGCAAGCCGCCCAAATTACGTTTGACCAATTTTACGGACTTCAATCCGTGGCACGAAAAATAGATTTGCTCAATGCCACCGAGTATGCCACTATGATAAACGAAGCAGCCGTGAACTCTGGAAGAAATCCGTATTTAACCAATGCTCAAATTGCAGAATTGGGAGCAGGCACCACCTGGATGGATGAAATGTTTGTTGACAATGCGGCCACAAAAAACTACTCGTTGGGTGTTACTGGAAGTTCGGAAACCTCGGTGTATTCCTCATCATTGTCCTATTTTGGGCAAGAAGGTATTGTTGGCGGAAAAGACCTTTCCAATTACGAGCGTTATAATTTCAGGTTCAATTCTGAACATAAATTGTATAAAGACGTGGTGACCTTTGGTGAAAATTTAAGTTTCGCTTATATAAAAAACAACGGTATTGGTGTTGGTAATCAGTACAACAACTCGTTGCGTAGTGCTTTTAGGGTGAGTCCGTTATTGCCTATGTATGATGCCAACGGAAATTTTTTCAATACCACTGGTAGCGGCGAGGCTTGGTTGGTAGGTAACGCCAATCCTTATGCAGATATGTTGTACAACAATCAAAACGAAAGTAACAGCCAAAAGCTGTTGGGTAACATTTATTTGGAAATTGAGCCCATTAAAAATTTAACATTCAAAACCACTATCGGACTCGATTATTATGCTGGGGAAGGACATTCGTATAGTCCGATTTATTCGTTGTCTATCTATTCTTTTAGAAACCAAGATAATACCAGTCAAAGCATGAACAAAGGGAAAACCTTGACTTGGGATAATTTGCTTACCTATAAATTTGATGTAACCAAAAAACATCATTTTGAAACCATGGTGGGCTCGTCATCCATAAATTTTGATGGCACCTATATTAATGGAAGTAATGTTGATAACGTATTTGTTGGTCTTGGAAATGCATGGCTAGACAATACCACAAATCAAGAAGGAGGCCCATTGATGAGTGTTGGTGGCGGAAAGTCTGAAAATAAAAGAATGTCTTATTTTGGTAGATTGAATTACAACTTTAATGAAAAGTATTTAATAAATGCCACCTTTAGGGCCGATGGGTCGTCAAATTTTCATCCCGATAATCAATGGGGGTATTTTCCATCGGTTTCAGCTGGTTGGGTAATGTCTAGCGAAGATTTTTTAAGTGCTTCAAATACCGTTAACTTCTTTAAGTTAAGAGCGAGTTGGGGACAGGTTGGTAATCAAAATGTTGGTGCGTTTCAGTTTTTGGCGCCTATACAAACATCAAACACAAACTATATTTTTGGTTCGGAAGAAGGTGTGTTAACTCCAGGAGCGTTTCCTAACAGATTACCGAATAAAGATTTAGGTTGGGAAACTTCAGAACAAACCAATATTGGTTTTGATGCTAGATTCTTCAATAATACGTTGAATGTTAATTTCGATTGGTATAAAAAAACCAATAAAGATTGGTTAATTGTTGCGCCTATTTTAGCTACTGCCGGAGCAGACGCCCCTTTTATTAATGGTGGAAATGTAGAAAACACTGGTGTTGAGTTGGCTCTTAATTATAATAACAGCATAGGCGATTTTAATTATAATATCGCAGTTAATGGAGCGTATAACGAAAACGTGGTAGGTAAAATACCAACCAGCGATGGTATCATTCACGGGGCAACCAATCAGCTGTTCGATAATGCACCAGAATTCTATAGAGCACAAGATGGTTTTCCTCTATGGTATTTTTGGGGATATGAAACAGCAGGAGTTTTTCAAAACCAGCAAGAAATTGATGATTATGGTGCACAGCCCAATGCGGCGCCCGGCGATATCATTTACAGAGATGTAAATGGAGATGGTAGCATTAGTGATGCCGACAAAAAAATGATTGGTGATCCCAATCCAGATTTAACTTATGGTTTCTCCATTTCTGGAAATTATAAAGCTTTCGATTTTTCGATATCTGCCAATGGTGTGGCTGGTAACCAACTGGTACAGTCGTACAGAAACCCTGGAGCATTAGGGAATTATACATCGGCGATTTTAGACCGATGGACGGGCGAAGGCTCTTCAAACACCATTCCACGGGTAACAGAAGATGGACGAAATTTTGCGAATTTTTCAGATTTATACGTTCAGGATGGTGATTTTTTAAGGATAAACAACCTGACGCTTGGATTGGATATAGCTAAACTTAGCAAACCATTTTTTGCCAAGGAATTTAGAGTATATGTTTCAGCATTAAATCTTTATACGTTTACGGAATACGATGGTATGGATCCCGAAGTTGGTTTTGGAACTGGCGGAACGTCATCGGGTGTAGATATTGGTTATTACCCAAGGCCTAGAACCTTTATGATGGGATTGAACGTTAAACTTTAA
- a CDS encoding DUF4974 domain-containing protein, with protein sequence MSQNTLSEYQIAELIYKSIAKIISAEEQAVLDSWLKQERNLALYEKIINKKNIQDKFTVFKQIETKRVYRNLEAKIAKADEKQIGAKVYRVLKYAAIIIVCLGVGYLFEMGYFDSNESKLVIPNERITLQLDNGTTKIINEDGTFEVLDVNGNIVGEQNGGQIVYKNDTEVEHLVYNTLTVPYGKRFEVKLSDGTSVHLNSGTSLKYPVKFLKGYRRDVFLKGEAYFDVAKDENNPFSVNTDALGVEVLGTQFNFSSYPEDVETDVVLIEGSVNLFAITDKSKSKILKPGFKGSYNKMQMGDISTKPVITSIYTSWIDGELAFRDITFGNILKKLERHYNVKIKNNNTELSDEKFNASFRNEPIEKILEYFKITYNIDYSINDNRILIN encoded by the coding sequence ATGAGTCAAAACACACTTTCTGAGTACCAAATAGCAGAACTTATATACAAATCTATTGCAAAAATCATTTCTGCCGAAGAACAAGCTGTTTTGGACAGTTGGCTGAAACAGGAGCGTAACTTGGCTTTGTATGAGAAAATTATCAATAAAAAAAATATTCAGGATAAGTTCACAGTTTTTAAACAAATAGAAACCAAAAGGGTTTATAGAAATCTTGAGGCTAAAATAGCCAAAGCAGATGAAAAGCAAATAGGGGCAAAGGTTTATAGAGTACTCAAATATGCGGCTATTATAATTGTTTGTTTGGGTGTTGGCTATTTGTTCGAAATGGGATATTTTGATAGTAATGAAAGCAAACTGGTTATCCCTAATGAGCGCATAACACTTCAATTGGATAACGGTACTACTAAAATCATTAATGAAGATGGAACATTTGAAGTTTTGGATGTTAATGGTAACATTGTTGGCGAGCAAAATGGGGGGCAAATTGTCTACAAAAACGATACGGAAGTAGAACATTTGGTCTATAACACGTTGACGGTTCCTTACGGAAAGCGCTTTGAAGTAAAGTTATCTGATGGTACTTCAGTCCACCTAAATTCAGGAACATCTCTTAAGTATCCAGTTAAGTTCTTGAAAGGGTATAGGCGAGATGTGTTTTTAAAAGGAGAGGCCTACTTTGATGTTGCTAAAGATGAAAACAATCCCTTCTCGGTTAATACTGATGCTTTAGGGGTAGAGGTTTTGGGTACTCAATTTAATTTTTCAAGTTATCCAGAAGACGTTGAAACCGACGTTGTTTTAATTGAAGGGTCTGTTAATTTGTTTGCTATTACCGATAAAAGCAAAAGCAAGATTTTAAAACCTGGTTTTAAGGGAAGTTACAACAAAATGCAAATGGGAGATATTTCTACAAAGCCCGTTATAACCAGTATATACACTTCGTGGATTGATGGCGAATTGGCTTTTAGAGACATTACGTTTGGAAACATCCTTAAAAAATTGGAAAGACATTATAATGTTAAAATAAAGAATAACAATACAGAATTGAGCGATGAGAAATTTAATGCCAGTTTTAGAAATGAACCTATTGAAAAAATTCTAGAATACTTTAAAATCACATACAATATAGATTATTCAATAAATGATAATAGAATTTTAATAAACTAA
- a CDS encoding RNA polymerase sigma-70 factor has translation MDKNENISLESFLPLLKKGDKKAFKIIFNAYYKRLYSFSLNYVGEKYAAEEIVENTLLKLWQKRNKVDKIKNLKSYLYAMVRNASIDFNKKEKKFIRLEVDKHDTVSQKNQFIIEEETYAILFQALEDLPEKCRKVFELSCLEGIKYKDIAEDLQISINTVKSQRARAIALLKENLKDRPLFQILLASF, from the coding sequence TTGGATAAAAATGAAAATATTAGTTTAGAATCTTTTCTCCCGCTTTTGAAAAAAGGCGATAAAAAAGCATTTAAAATTATCTTTAATGCCTATTATAAAAGGCTATATTCCTTTTCATTAAATTACGTAGGGGAAAAATACGCTGCAGAAGAAATCGTAGAAAATACACTGCTTAAACTTTGGCAAAAGCGTAATAAGGTCGATAAAATCAAAAATTTAAAATCTTACCTTTATGCCATGGTGCGTAACGCATCAATCGACTTTAATAAAAAAGAAAAAAAATTCATTCGCCTAGAAGTCGATAAACATGATACGGTTTCTCAAAAAAATCAGTTTATAATAGAAGAGGAGACTTATGCCATTCTGTTTCAAGCACTAGAAGATTTACCTGAAAAATGCAGAAAAGTTTTCGAATTGTCATGCTTAGAGGGCATAAAGTATAAAGATATCGCCGAAGACCTCCAAATTAGTATAAACACCGTTAAATCGCAACGTGCTCGGGCTATAGCGCTTTTGAAAGAGAACTTAAAAGATCGTCCTCTCTTCCAAATTTTACTGGCTTCGTTCTGA
- a CDS encoding proline dehydrogenase family protein, translating into MSFKLSTRQIDKVLNIAVGLQKPRRKAPQNPFGKRIGPIIKSPKGKIFLIRLMDVAFRSKNYSRISTYVHRLFKSTDAHKKLFNTQEKALVRLFNIIGYKLPSVSVPLMLKEIQDVTSPVVYFVGDKKYKEHYEKRKKQNIQLNVNLIGEALIGEKEAEKRINAYCNLLNQKEVDYISIKASTIYSQIESIAHDEVVDILVEKLAIIYREVLRIEKKTGIQKFVNLDMEEYRDLSITLATFKKALEREEFKSLRAGIVIQAYLPDAFNEVCKLQDWAVKRVENGGAPVKLRIVKGANLEMEMTEASMKDWPLATYNTKLDTDANYKRVLLQLLDSEKVKCLNVGVASHNIFDLAFALKIVEAQDISDYVDFEMLEGVAQGTVMEIVRKGKNVLLYTPIVKTSDYNNAIAYLVRRLDEGTQKGNFLREGFNLDVNSDKWEELQQHFLDSLGRMDVVKITPNRNQNRATQTVKPQKKFKNVPDTDWTQEANRKWMADIRKRWKTPTDVVGGVIPVVMKGSENKRTLVKQENWKGELPWQYQLATENDYRAFIESDSEWYELPTSKKVKLLRKAAVLMEKRRGDLIAVAIEELGKTAAEVDVEVSEAIDFANFYTQTLLDVEDEGVNYKCSGVNLVLSPWNFPIAIPIGGVLASLCAGKRAILKPSQNAAACAYLISQCLWDAGVPKSAFAFLPTEESNLDAFLTEGNTFDAVILTGGTATAQFLLKRNPQLNLYAETGGKNATIVTALSDRDQAIKNVVQSAFGNTGQKCSATSLLILEEEVFNDNHFKELLKDAAQSRVYGDPWDFHTVIGPLAVPVNDRIKHVIENTNDKDWLLKPELEGEYLLRPGIKWGITTEDYGYKNELFGPILFVMKAYGLQDAIDKVNGVEYGLTSGIESLAREEVRYWKNKVVAGNLYANRSTTGAIVMRQPFGGMKASCYGFGMKAGGVNYVRQFMDIETPETKNKEQLESNYLLHFLSHFNKEIDYAHIRGQHNTCRYLKPNRVFVLVGGDTSQEHLDMVVTACSVLKLDAEVYSTEDTNLKSDNLNKIESWDELVSEIDFETRVRSLTNQIDDAFRVSLHEKHINIFDRTPVSNGRFELLNYLNEQSISINYHRYGNQMGESSK; encoded by the coding sequence ATGTCGTTTAAATTGTCTACTAGGCAAATTGATAAAGTTTTAAATATAGCGGTCGGACTTCAAAAACCGAGAAGAAAAGCACCCCAAAACCCATTTGGGAAACGGATAGGGCCCATTATAAAATCACCAAAAGGAAAGATTTTTTTAATCCGTTTGATGGACGTAGCGTTTAGAAGTAAAAATTATTCGAGAATATCTACATATGTACACCGACTTTTTAAAAGTACGGATGCACATAAAAAATTGTTCAACACTCAAGAAAAAGCACTCGTGCGTTTGTTCAATATTATTGGCTATAAGCTGCCTTCTGTAAGTGTGCCATTAATGCTTAAGGAAATACAAGATGTAACCAGTCCTGTAGTTTATTTTGTTGGAGACAAAAAGTACAAAGAGCATTACGAGAAACGGAAAAAACAAAATATTCAATTAAACGTTAACCTTATCGGAGAGGCGTTAATAGGGGAAAAGGAGGCTGAAAAACGAATAAATGCCTATTGCAATTTATTAAATCAAAAGGAAGTCGATTACATTTCCATAAAGGCTTCTACCATATATTCCCAAATAGAGTCTATTGCGCACGATGAGGTTGTTGATATTTTAGTTGAAAAATTAGCCATCATTTACCGTGAGGTGCTTCGGATTGAAAAGAAAACAGGTATTCAAAAGTTCGTTAATTTGGATATGGAAGAATATCGCGATCTGTCCATCACATTGGCAACCTTTAAAAAGGCTTTAGAACGCGAAGAGTTTAAGTCTTTACGTGCTGGAATTGTTATCCAGGCCTATTTGCCCGATGCTTTTAATGAAGTATGCAAACTTCAGGATTGGGCTGTAAAACGCGTTGAAAATGGTGGGGCTCCTGTAAAACTGCGAATTGTTAAAGGTGCTAACCTCGAAATGGAGATGACCGAAGCCTCAATGAAAGATTGGCCTTTGGCTACTTACAATACCAAACTAGATACCGATGCTAATTATAAAAGGGTGCTGCTCCAACTCTTGGATTCTGAGAAAGTAAAATGTCTTAATGTAGGTGTAGCCTCGCATAATATTTTTGATTTGGCGTTTGCCTTAAAAATTGTTGAGGCCCAAGATATTTCAGATTATGTAGACTTTGAAATGCTTGAGGGCGTAGCTCAAGGTACCGTTATGGAAATTGTTAGAAAAGGCAAAAACGTGCTGCTGTACACGCCCATTGTTAAAACCAGTGATTATAACAACGCTATAGCTTATCTAGTAAGACGTTTAGATGAAGGAACGCAAAAGGGTAATTTCTTGCGCGAAGGGTTTAATTTAGATGTAAACTCCGATAAGTGGGAAGAGTTGCAACAACACTTTTTAGATTCTTTGGGTAGAATGGATGTTGTAAAGATTACCCCTAACCGTAACCAAAATAGAGCAACACAAACGGTAAAACCTCAAAAGAAATTTAAAAATGTACCAGATACAGATTGGACACAAGAGGCAAACCGAAAGTGGATGGCAGATATAAGAAAACGTTGGAAAACTCCAACCGACGTGGTTGGTGGCGTTATTCCTGTTGTTATGAAAGGTTCAGAAAATAAGAGAACGCTTGTTAAACAAGAAAATTGGAAAGGCGAATTGCCTTGGCAATATCAGTTAGCTACAGAAAATGACTACAGGGCATTTATTGAAAGTGACTCGGAATGGTACGAACTTCCAACGTCAAAAAAGGTTAAGTTGTTGCGTAAGGCCGCCGTTCTTATGGAAAAGCGACGTGGCGACCTTATTGCAGTAGCTATTGAAGAGTTAGGAAAAACCGCCGCAGAAGTCGATGTTGAGGTTTCAGAAGCTATCGATTTTGCTAATTTCTATACGCAAACATTATTAGATGTAGAAGACGAAGGTGTAAATTATAAATGTTCAGGTGTTAACTTGGTTTTATCGCCTTGGAATTTTCCAATCGCCATACCCATTGGAGGGGTGCTTGCTTCATTATGTGCGGGTAAACGTGCAATATTAAAGCCTTCTCAAAATGCAGCGGCATGTGCTTATCTAATCAGTCAGTGTTTATGGGATGCTGGAGTTCCCAAAAGTGCCTTTGCATTTTTACCTACAGAAGAATCTAACCTTGATGCTTTCCTAACCGAAGGTAATACGTTTGATGCTGTAATTTTGACAGGAGGCACTGCTACTGCTCAGTTCTTATTGAAGCGTAACCCACAGTTAAATCTTTACGCTGAAACAGGTGGTAAGAATGCTACGATTGTAACAGCATTATCAGATCGCGATCAAGCTATTAAAAACGTGGTGCAGTCTGCTTTTGGCAATACTGGTCAAAAATGCTCGGCTACGTCATTACTAATTTTAGAGGAAGAGGTTTTTAACGATAATCATTTTAAGGAATTACTTAAAGATGCAGCCCAGAGTAGGGTTTATGGCGATCCATGGGATTTTCACACGGTTATTGGTCCTTTGGCGGTTCCTGTTAACGACAGAATTAAACACGTTATTGAAAATACCAATGATAAAGACTGGCTTTTAAAACCAGAGTTGGAAGGCGAATACCTTTTAAGACCGGGCATAAAATGGGGAATTACTACAGAAGATTATGGTTACAAAAATGAACTTTTCGGGCCTATTCTCTTTGTTATGAAGGCTTACGGACTTCAAGATGCCATCGATAAAGTAAATGGTGTAGAGTACGGTTTAACCAGCGGCATAGAATCGTTGGCTCGAGAGGAAGTGCGTTATTGGAAGAACAAAGTGGTAGCGGGTAATTTATATGCTAACAGAAGTACTACTGGAGCTATTGTAATGCGCCAACCTTTTGGAGGAATGAAAGCATCGTGTTACGGATTTGGAATGAAGGCTGGAGGCGTTAATTATGTACGGCAGTTTATGGATATTGAAACACCCGAAACAAAAAATAAGGAACAATTGGAAAGCAACTATTTGCTTCACTTTCTGTCACATTTTAATAAGGAAATCGACTACGCCCATATTAGAGGGCAACACAATACATGCCGCTACTTAAAACCAAATAGGGTATTTGTTTTAGTTGGAGGTGATACCTCACAAGAACATTTAGATATGGTGGTGACAGCTTGTAGTGTGCTTAAATTAGATGCTGAGGTTTATTCTACTGAAGACACAAATTTAAAGTCTGATAACCTGAACAAAATTGAATCGTGGGACGAACTGGTTTCCGAAATTGATTTTGAAACAAGAGTACGGTCTTTAACAAACCAAATTGATGATGCGTTTAGAGTATCACTTCATGAAAAACATATTAATATTTTTGATAGAACGCCTGTTTCAAATGGTCGGTTCGAGCTTCTTAATTACTTAAACGAACAAAGCATATCAATAAACTACCATCGTTACGGTAACCAAATGGGTGAAAGCTCTAAATAG